The following are encoded together in the Parabacteroides chongii genome:
- a CDS encoding FimB/Mfa2 family fimbrial subunit, with the protein MKRIIYFSIILWVALMTGCIKEDLASCDTNLVFRYFGDGTKEIFPEKIEKVDLYVYGENGALVQSIGLDQSDLRREQGTPLNLPAGKYRIICWGNSRNDTRIDQVSTLKNALVAAPHYFTKELITTNDSLYIGSRDIEIFQDNSSEDTVYFSSSHIKMYIELTGLEEEALADGISPIDIEIGNLSPTVDFAKTFSSENVSYRPVARKEDNSSSFNTKFNVLRFNDENGIYINLIRKETNKTIYTLKLKDFMQDNRITVNGINEVMVGIRFRFNGTSVTVKPWDEEVIIPGLG; encoded by the coding sequence ATGAAACGTATTATATATTTCAGCATCATATTATGGGTTGCCCTGATGACCGGTTGTATAAAAGAAGATCTAGCTAGTTGCGACACGAACCTGGTCTTCAGATACTTCGGAGACGGGACAAAGGAAATATTCCCTGAAAAAATAGAGAAAGTGGATCTGTATGTATATGGCGAAAACGGAGCACTAGTACAATCGATCGGACTGGATCAGAGTGATTTAAGACGCGAACAGGGAACTCCCCTCAATCTTCCGGCAGGCAAATACCGGATCATCTGTTGGGGAAATTCCCGGAACGACACCCGAATCGACCAGGTTTCAACTTTAAAAAACGCTTTGGTTGCAGCCCCTCACTATTTTACAAAAGAATTGATCACCACTAATGACAGCCTGTACATTGGAAGCAGGGACATTGAAATATTTCAGGATAACTCAAGTGAAGATACCGTTTATTTTAGTAGCTCGCATATAAAAATGTACATTGAACTGACTGGACTGGAAGAAGAAGCTCTGGCAGATGGCATATCCCCGATCGATATCGAGATCGGCAACCTGAGCCCGACAGTCGACTTTGCGAAAACATTCTCTTCGGAGAATGTTTCGTACAGGCCGGTTGCCCGTAAAGAGGATAACTCATCCAGTTTTAACACAAAGTTCAATGTTCTGCGATTCAACGACGAAAATGGTATCTATATCAATCTGATTAGAAAAGAGACTAACAAAACAATATACACATTGAAGTTAAAGGATTTCATGCAAGATAACCGGATCACGGTCAACGGGATCAACGAAGTGATGGTAGGAATCCGCTTCCGCTTCAATGGCACCTCGGTCACAGTCAAACCCTGGGACGAAGAGGTGATAATACCGGGCCTCGGATAA
- a CDS encoding DUF3575 domain-containing protein, translating into MRREILIICIIYAFVSGITAQVKENRDHLPAYAIKTNALYWATTTPNLGFEIGLSDKFTLDLSGNYNPWTFSDSKKLKHWLVQPEVRYWTCERFNGHFFGLHAHYAEYNVGGIKMLGLKDRRYQGNLYGAGVSYGYHWILNKRLSIEATIGVGYAYLDYDKYPCGKCGSKIKDDHRNYFGPTKAGLSLIYILK; encoded by the coding sequence ATGAGAAGAGAAATATTGATAATATGCATTATTTATGCATTTGTCAGTGGCATAACAGCACAAGTAAAAGAGAATAGAGACCATTTACCGGCTTATGCAATCAAAACAAATGCATTATATTGGGCGACTACAACTCCTAACCTGGGGTTTGAAATAGGACTATCCGATAAATTTACTCTTGACCTGTCCGGAAATTACAATCCATGGACATTTTCTGACAGTAAGAAACTCAAGCACTGGTTGGTTCAACCTGAGGTTCGCTACTGGACCTGCGAACGATTCAACGGACACTTTTTCGGACTCCATGCACATTATGCCGAATACAACGTTGGCGGCATCAAAATGCTGGGTCTGAAAGATCGTCGCTATCAGGGTAACCTATATGGTGCAGGAGTTTCATACGGGTATCATTGGATACTGAATAAGCGCCTTAGCATAGAGGCAACGATCGGAGTCGGTTATGCTTATCTGGATTACGACAAATATCCCTGTGGCAAATGTGGTAGTAAAATAAAAGACGACCACAGGAATTATTTCGGTCCGACCAAAGCCGGTCTAAGCCTCATCTATATCCTCAAATAA
- a CDS encoding helix-turn-helix domain-containing protein gives MQTNDHKIRDYSAVLSAQYGAPGSPERAKFDEEAYAFYTSQIILDARKKAQITQKELAKRIGANKSYISKIEKGVTIPSVATFYRIMNALGLTIELTPTI, from the coding sequence ATGCAGACAAACGATCATAAAATCAGAGATTACAGTGCTGTACTTAGTGCCCAATATGGAGCACCGGGAAGTCCTGAACGGGCTAAATTTGATGAAGAAGCATATGCTTTTTATACAAGCCAAATCATACTTGATGCACGAAAAAAAGCGCAAATCACGCAGAAAGAACTTGCTAAGCGTATTGGAGCAAACAAATCCTATATTTCAAAAATCGAAAAAGGAGTTACTATTCCAAGTGTTGCAACATTTTACCGGATAATGAACGCTTTAGGATTGACTATAGAACTTACTCCAACAATATAA
- a CDS encoding FimB/Mfa2 family fimbrial subunit, with protein sequence MKKKELCAVACLFWLVACNDPASDQIEIVKNLFPVQFSVQLQKEVLPFSPTRSMPPNTVPEPTIPDENDPDKDHSDKELEDFCSTIEYLVYDNNDLTEPVKHHIYNVEIESDFSIVYDTLPAGNYQVCFLAYQAGKTSFTDNTFSFDKLSDTFYSTKRFEVKEGEETNMDVALERIVSRIEFRAIDPVPDNIKQFDISVKDYPTQLNILTKEGLPSSKEQNFTYNFDTKDKGETGKTHSFYTFVAPGDKKISVTLTSTDIGGQVMRRRIVSDILPIANKVIRYTGILYTPPKPDESENTFNLIIDNNGEWSEPEEKELPK encoded by the coding sequence ATGAAAAAGAAAGAATTATGCGCAGTAGCCTGCCTGTTTTGGCTGGTAGCTTGTAATGATCCGGCTTCGGATCAGATTGAAATTGTAAAGAATTTATTTCCCGTACAATTTAGTGTTCAACTTCAAAAAGAGGTACTCCCGTTCTCTCCTACCCGCAGTATGCCGCCTAACACAGTGCCCGAACCGACGATTCCGGATGAAAATGATCCGGATAAAGACCATTCGGACAAAGAACTGGAAGATTTCTGTTCCACTATCGAATATTTGGTGTACGATAATAACGATTTGACAGAACCGGTAAAACACCATATATATAATGTAGAGATCGAAAGTGATTTCAGCATTGTATACGACACGTTACCTGCGGGTAATTATCAGGTTTGCTTTTTAGCATACCAAGCGGGTAAAACTTCGTTCACTGATAATACATTTTCGTTCGATAAATTATCCGACACCTTCTATAGTACAAAAAGATTCGAGGTGAAAGAAGGAGAAGAAACAAATATGGATGTTGCGCTGGAACGGATTGTCAGCAGGATAGAGTTTCGGGCTATCGATCCGGTACCGGACAATATCAAGCAATTCGACATTTCAGTAAAAGATTACCCGACCCAACTAAATATACTGACAAAAGAAGGACTCCCTTCCTCCAAAGAACAGAACTTCACATATAACTTTGATACAAAGGATAAAGGAGAAACCGGGAAAACCCATTCTTTCTATACATTCGTAGCTCCCGGCGACAAAAAGATATCCGTCACTCTTACCTCAACCGACATAGGCGGACAGGTTATGCGTAGGCGGATAGTAAGCGATATTCTCCCTATCGCTAATAAAGTAATCCGCTATACCGGCATTTTATACACTCCTCCCAAACCTGATGAATCAGAAAACACCTTCAATCTGATCATCGATAATAATGGGGAATGGAGCGAACCGGAAGAAAAAGAACTTCCGAAATAA
- a CDS encoding sugar phosphate isomerase/epimerase family protein encodes MARPVTLCTLQWGDLPLETVCEKAKAFGYDGLELGLPNHLDVRRTDQAYYDGIKELLAKYDLKLYCISIHLISQAVCDTIDQRHKAVLPECIWGDGDPEGVRQRAAEYMVQTAHAAKALGIDVVAGFTGSPIWQWLYSFPPVTDQMIEDGYADFARRFIPIMDEYQKLGIRYGLEVHPTEIAFDTYSARKALDALGNHPAFGFNYDPSHMGYQGVDYVDFIYQFSDRIFHVHMKDVYWSDTPKQIGVFGGHSTFGDSRRYWNFRSMGRGRICFEEIIRALNDINYQGPLSVEWEDSAMDREHGARESCAFVKQVDFQPSGHAFDAFFEKR; translated from the coding sequence ATGGCACGTCCTGTAACTTTATGTACCCTTCAGTGGGGAGATTTACCCCTTGAAACAGTTTGTGAAAAAGCGAAAGCGTTCGGATATGACGGATTGGAACTGGGATTACCCAACCATCTGGATGTACGCCGTACGGATCAGGCTTATTATGACGGCATAAAAGAATTGTTGGCCAAATATGATCTGAAGCTTTATTGTATATCGATCCACCTGATCAGCCAGGCTGTCTGCGATACTATCGACCAGCGGCATAAAGCGGTTCTGCCCGAGTGTATTTGGGGAGACGGTGATCCGGAAGGTGTTCGTCAGCGTGCTGCTGAATATATGGTACAGACAGCTCATGCAGCTAAGGCGTTAGGTATCGATGTTGTTGCCGGATTTACGGGTAGTCCTATTTGGCAATGGCTTTACTCCTTCCCACCTGTGACGGATCAGATGATTGAAGACGGCTATGCCGATTTTGCTCGTCGTTTCATCCCGATCATGGACGAGTATCAGAAATTGGGAATCCGTTACGGCTTGGAAGTACATCCGACGGAGATCGCTTTCGATACTTATTCTGCCCGTAAAGCACTCGATGCACTAGGAAATCACCCAGCCTTCGGCTTCAACTATGATCCGAGTCACATGGGCTATCAAGGCGTTGATTATGTCGATTTTATTTATCAGTTCTCCGACCGTATCTTCCACGTACATATGAAAGATGTTTACTGGAGCGATACCCCGAAGCAAATTGGTGTGTTCGGCGGTCATTCTACGTTCGGCGATTCCCGTCGCTACTGGAACTTCCGCAGTATGGGACGCGGTCGGATTTGCTTTGAAGAAATAATCCGTGCCCTCAACGATATCAATTACCAGGGACCATTGTCGGTCGAGTGGGAAGACAGTGCAATGGATCGTGAACATGGTGCGCGCGAATCCTGTGCATTCGTTAAGCAAGTCGATTTCCAGCCTTCGGGCCATGCGTTCGATGCTTTCTTTGAGAAGAGATAA
- a CDS encoding Rpn family recombination-promoting nuclease/putative transposase codes for MEKYVNIMLDKGFKTVFGVKQVAIDFINAVLEGERQVKDLTYIDKEIQPEVIEQRTVIFDFLCEDVDGAKFIVEMQNCPQRYFFNRGFYYLCRTVSRQGETGDDWKYDLRPVYGIYLLNFSLPESTHWRTDVIMANEATGKAFGEVKLKQIYLSFDRFNLSKEECKSPLESSMYILKNMNIFDMSPFKEENEAFKRLLNVANLAALTPRERAIYDENLKNYRDWRATLEYAAEEAEEKGMKRGLEKGLQKGMEKGMEEGLEKGLEKGKAEGLAEGQRLIAINLKKQGIDIEIIAQCTGLSVEEIDKL; via the coding sequence ATGGAAAAGTACGTGAACATCATGTTAGACAAGGGCTTCAAAACCGTTTTCGGAGTGAAGCAAGTAGCCATCGACTTTATCAATGCCGTCTTGGAGGGCGAGCGTCAGGTGAAAGACCTGACCTATATCGATAAAGAAATTCAACCCGAAGTAATAGAACAACGCACGGTGATTTTCGACTTCCTCTGCGAAGATGTGGACGGAGCAAAATTTATTGTGGAAATGCAAAACTGCCCGCAACGTTATTTCTTTAACCGCGGATTCTATTATCTTTGTCGTACCGTTTCCCGACAAGGAGAAACAGGTGATGACTGGAAGTATGATTTACGTCCGGTATATGGTATCTACCTGTTAAACTTCAGTTTACCTGAATCTACGCATTGGCGCACGGACGTCATTATGGCGAACGAAGCAACAGGTAAAGCTTTTGGTGAGGTCAAATTGAAACAGATTTATCTGTCGTTCGACCGGTTTAATTTAAGCAAGGAGGAGTGTAAGAGTCCTCTTGAGAGTTCAATGTATATATTAAAAAATATGAATATATTTGATATGTCTCCGTTTAAGGAGGAGAATGAAGCCTTCAAGCGTTTGCTGAATGTGGCGAACCTGGCCGCACTGACTCCACGCGAGCGAGCCATTTACGATGAAAACCTGAAGAATTATCGCGACTGGCGTGCCACGCTGGAGTATGCCGCGGAGGAAGCGGAGGAGAAAGGTATGAAGAGGGGACTGGAAAAAGGTCTGCAAAAAGGCATGGAGAAAGGCATGGAGGAAGGTTTGGAGAAAGGTCTGGAGAAAGGCAAGGCTGAGGGATTGGCGGAAGGACAACGCCTTATTGCCATCAACTTAAAAAAGCAGGGGATCGATATTGAGATAATCGCCCAATGCACCGGTCTGTCCGTGGAGGAAATCGACAAACTGTAA
- a CDS encoding DUF6383 domain-containing protein, translated as MNKKFSTLVASLLLAGAWMTANAELIVPTDGPVVGKSYVIGVSVSTSDGKVTGLLSADMTIDHDDEAALTEFGNEWTLETASIDGVDDAFYLKNAEGKYLGAGSAWYLDLKDKKEDAYAFYYDAVEKKAKLAKTYSENAAKDFYLSVIDSEDKIAVASATHPALTFTSLTAPSKLDESSLIKSIGSDYYFVGTGDEKATTASAILKYDAAKGPQFVNVPIATQDAEAYEDYLWKVSVRTAANKTTYTFTNKAGKSFDYDVEATSANGVSFNSAALKAASGNNAKDLFGLYQSVTVAKTGEELNAILYDGFNVTIKKGKDDTSVIDGTDVFAGKLTAVDANGDKLEGTSKTARFRLMNEAGNYIVLDEEDTWGTGNVGANKRGAKFVAVKDADKAGKKYNSYFEFSYVVGENAKKITKISVYKVATGGSAYGDLFIQSLGETICLTTTSGLVGDEKLPYITLEADNIVPVKDLAGKFWRISFAGKKNVTATNERYKIGGVLATKRGEAEVTVALGRTEIVSVADYIPASEVYAYAPEAQWGVIAYNPATQTVTLQNRETSETIEGVQFRDNEDGTYTMTVSDPEVAQIIIGSDIVKLAAADKVTEFDGFKQYSESEVRNNNFLLGQYHAIDGNHNAYFKENHKSSHQIGVTAVEGEGDKWNLRFATRTVKVDGKDKEVVDTVFVTTSLLKLKADGVTADGTTDSRLAILPYTFQKVDNHEFVEFDNTKNANYYVCADDNKDKPNDAARFALKMKADGNAYNFVEIINQNEGSDLSSKDKDYLGYVKVKVANSETKGALRQMSIYAEDENSLMVVEKAESPEYHLVSEGMWGDTITLARKENASQVLYEKFDAKSVVAEGDTMSFLNIDNVNQFKNINPALFVDTAYVYRGTEEEPNTCYQYLLAVRHSYGYHIEDCGVPGHDKKKGDIDTVYGDFLINLVDTANLYDNIHNNWYINENEAGEFETKLAFVTGFHTLADNVLNIVKEDGDTIKIDMDTPDFNVAKFAFRYTDADKKTFKIQTQWKAFEGGFDTAEEAEEFYEDRAENTEIISNEGYLRWINGTVVVTEGFENGDEFVISERVDRNPTANDEITATEVSVIAGNGNVTVKGAAGKNVVITNVLGQTVANTVISSDNATISAPAGIVVVAVEGEAAVKAIVK; from the coding sequence ATGAACAAAAAGTTTTCTACACTTGTGGCCAGTCTTCTGCTGGCCGGGGCTTGGATGACAGCGAATGCGGAACTGATTGTGCCAACGGATGGTCCGGTTGTCGGGAAGTCTTACGTTATCGGTGTTTCTGTGAGTACTTCAGATGGTAAAGTAACAGGTTTATTGTCTGCAGATATGACAATCGATCACGATGATGAAGCTGCATTAACAGAATTTGGCAATGAATGGACATTGGAAACAGCTTCAATTGATGGCGTTGATGACGCTTTCTATTTGAAGAATGCTGAAGGTAAATATTTAGGTGCAGGCTCTGCTTGGTACTTAGATCTGAAAGATAAGAAAGAGGATGCTTATGCTTTTTATTATGATGCTGTAGAAAAGAAGGCCAAATTGGCTAAGACTTACAGTGAGAATGCAGCAAAAGATTTTTATTTGTCTGTTATTGATTCAGAGGACAAAATAGCTGTTGCATCAGCTACACATCCTGCATTAACATTTACTTCTCTCACCGCTCCTAGTAAATTAGATGAAAGTTCCCTAATCAAATCAATAGGTAGCGATTACTACTTTGTAGGTACAGGTGATGAGAAAGCTACTACAGCATCTGCAATTCTTAAGTATGATGCAGCAAAAGGTCCTCAGTTTGTAAATGTACCTATTGCAACACAAGATGCAGAGGCTTATGAAGATTATCTGTGGAAAGTATCGGTAAGAACTGCAGCAAACAAAACTACTTATACCTTTACAAATAAGGCTGGTAAGTCTTTTGACTATGATGTAGAGGCTACTTCTGCGAATGGAGTTAGCTTCAATTCTGCTGCTTTGAAAGCTGCTAGTGGTAACAATGCTAAAGACCTCTTTGGCCTTTACCAATCAGTAACTGTCGCTAAAACAGGTGAAGAGTTGAATGCAATCCTGTACGATGGTTTCAACGTAACTATCAAGAAAGGTAAGGATGATACTAGCGTTATCGATGGTACAGATGTATTTGCCGGCAAGTTGACTGCTGTAGATGCAAATGGTGATAAATTAGAAGGAACTTCTAAGACTGCCAGATTCCGTTTGATGAATGAAGCAGGCAATTATATCGTGCTCGACGAAGAAGATACATGGGGTACTGGTAATGTTGGTGCTAATAAGCGAGGTGCAAAATTCGTCGCAGTGAAGGATGCAGATAAAGCTGGTAAGAAATATAACTCTTATTTCGAGTTCTCTTATGTAGTAGGTGAAAATGCTAAAAAGATTACAAAGATTTCTGTTTACAAAGTTGCTACTGGTGGCTCAGCTTATGGCGACTTGTTTATCCAATCTTTAGGCGAAACCATCTGCTTGACAACAACTAGCGGTCTGGTAGGAGACGAAAAATTGCCATATATCACCCTGGAAGCCGACAATATCGTTCCTGTGAAGGATTTGGCAGGCAAGTTCTGGAGAATCTCTTTCGCAGGCAAGAAAAATGTAACTGCAACTAATGAACGTTATAAGATCGGTGGCGTTTTGGCTACAAAACGTGGTGAAGCTGAAGTTACTGTAGCACTTGGTAGAACTGAAATTGTATCTGTAGCAGACTATATCCCTGCAAGCGAAGTATACGCTTATGCTCCTGAAGCTCAGTGGGGTGTTATAGCTTACAATCCTGCAACCCAGACTGTAACATTGCAGAACCGTGAAACAAGCGAAACGATTGAAGGCGTTCAGTTCCGCGACAATGAAGACGGTACATATACAATGACCGTATCTGATCCGGAAGTTGCTCAAATTATTATTGGTTCCGATATCGTTAAACTGGCTGCAGCCGACAAGGTAACAGAATTTGACGGTTTCAAACAGTATAGCGAAAGTGAAGTAAGAAACAACAATTTCTTGCTGGGTCAATACCACGCAATCGATGGTAACCACAACGCCTACTTCAAAGAGAACCATAAAAGCAGCCACCAAATCGGTGTAACCGCTGTTGAAGGTGAAGGAGATAAGTGGAATCTGCGTTTTGCAACAAGAACTGTAAAAGTGGATGGTAAAGACAAAGAAGTAGTCGATACAGTATTCGTAACAACTTCTTTGCTGAAACTGAAAGCTGACGGTGTAACAGCCGATGGTACAACAGACAGCCGTTTGGCTATCCTTCCGTACACATTCCAGAAGGTAGACAACCACGAATTTGTAGAATTCGACAATACAAAGAATGCTAATTATTATGTTTGTGCCGACGATAATAAAGACAAACCGAATGATGCAGCTCGCTTCGCTCTGAAGATGAAAGCCGACGGTAATGCTTACAACTTCGTTGAAATTATAAATCAAAATGAAGGTTCTGATTTGTCTTCTAAAGATAAGGATTATCTGGGTTATGTTAAAGTAAAAGTTGCCAACAGCGAAACGAAAGGTGCTTTGCGTCAGATGTCTATTTATGCAGAAGATGAAAACTCTCTGATGGTTGTAGAAAAGGCTGAATCTCCTGAATACCACCTGGTAAGTGAAGGCATGTGGGGCGATACAATCACTTTGGCTCGTAAGGAAAATGCATCTCAGGTATTGTATGAAAAATTCGATGCTAAGTCTGTTGTAGCTGAAGGCGATACAATGAGTTTCCTGAATATCGACAACGTAAATCAGTTCAAGAACATCAACCCGGCTCTGTTTGTTGACACAGCTTATGTTTATCGTGGTACAGAAGAAGAACCTAACACTTGCTACCAGTATCTGTTGGCTGTAAGACATTCTTACGGTTACCATATTGAAGATTGCGGCGTTCCGGGTCACGATAAGAAGAAAGGTGATATCGATACAGTGTATGGCGACTTCCTGATCAACCTGGTAGACACAGCTAACCTGTACGATAATATCCACAACAATTGGTATATCAACGAAAACGAAGCCGGTGAATTTGAAACTAAGTTGGCATTCGTAACAGGTTTCCACACATTGGCTGACAATGTGCTGAACATCGTAAAAGAAGACGGTGATACGATCAAGATCGATATGGATACTCCGGACTTCAATGTAGCTAAGTTCGCATTCCGTTACACTGATGCTGACAAGAAGACATTCAAGATCCAGACTCAGTGGAAGGCATTCGAAGGTGGTTTTGATACAGCTGAAGAAGCAGAAGAATTCTATGAAGATAGAGCAGAGAATACAGAGATTATCTCTAACGAAGGTTACCTGAGATGGATCAACGGTACAGTAGTTGTAACTGAAGGTTTCGAAAACGGTGACGAATTTGTAATCTCTGAAAGAGTAGACCGCAATCCGACAGCTAACGACGAAATCACTGCAACTGAAGTATCAGTAATAGCAGGCAACGGTAACGTGACAGTGAAGGGTGCAGCCGGCAAGAACGTAGTAATTACTAACGTACTTGGTCAGACAGTGGCTAACACGGTTATTTCTTCTGACAATGCTACAATCTCTGCTCCTGCAGGTATCGTTGTAGTAGCCGTAGAAGGTGAAGCCGCTGTTAAAGCAATTGTAAAATAA
- a CDS encoding diaminopimelate dehydrogenase — translation MKKIRAAIVGYGNIGKYVLEALEAAPDFEVAGVVRRNPNDVPDELKAYTVTDSITKLDKVDVAVLATPTRSVETYAKEILSLGINTVDSFDIHGGIVDLRRSLDAVAKAHNTVAVISAGWDPGSDSVVRALLEAMVPKGITYTNFGPGMSMGHTVAVKAIEGVKAALSMTIPMGTGVHRRMVYIEVKDGYDFKQVAAAIKADDYFAHDETHVMQVECVDNLLDMGHGVNLVRKGVSGKTQNQLVEFDMKINNPALTAQILVAVARASFKQQPGAYTMIELPVIDMICGEREDLIRRLV, via the coding sequence ATGAAGAAAATTAGAGCCGCCATCGTTGGATATGGCAACATTGGAAAGTATGTGTTAGAGGCCCTGGAAGCTGCTCCCGATTTTGAAGTAGCAGGTGTTGTACGTCGTAATCCGAATGACGTACCGGACGAACTGAAAGCTTATACTGTGACTGACAGTATCACTAAGTTAGATAAAGTAGACGTTGCTGTTCTTGCAACTCCTACCCGTAGCGTAGAGACATACGCAAAAGAAATTCTTTCATTAGGCATCAATACGGTAGATAGCTTTGATATCCACGGAGGTATCGTAGACCTGCGCCGTTCGTTGGATGCTGTAGCCAAAGCACATAATACGGTTGCCGTTATTTCTGCCGGATGGGATCCGGGTAGCGACTCTGTTGTTCGCGCTTTATTGGAAGCAATGGTTCCGAAAGGAATTACTTATACAAACTTCGGCCCGGGTATGAGTATGGGACATACGGTTGCCGTAAAAGCGATCGAAGGTGTAAAAGCTGCTTTGTCGATGACGATCCCGATGGGTACAGGCGTTCATCGCCGTATGGTTTATATCGAAGTGAAAGACGGTTACGATTTCAAGCAGGTGGCTGCTGCTATCAAAGCTGACGATTATTTTGCACATGATGAAACACACGTAATGCAGGTGGAATGTGTAGACAACCTGTTGGATATGGGACACGGTGTGAACCTGGTTCGCAAAGGTGTATCGGGCAAGACGCAGAACCAGTTGGTTGAATTCGATATGAAGATCAATAACCCGGCTCTTACGGCCCAGATCCTGGTAGCTGTTGCCCGTGCAAGTTTCAAACAGCAGCCGGGTGCTTACACTATGATCGAACTGCCGGTGATCGATATGATCTGCGGTGAAAGAGAAGACTTGATCAGACGACTAGTTTAA
- the lgt gene encoding prolipoprotein diacylglyceryl transferase, producing the protein MLDFITWTADPAIFSIGSREIRWYGLAFAIGFWIGYTIVSRMWKNEKLPPAWIDSLLIYTMVGTVVGARLGHCLFYDPGYYLANPIEIFKVWEGGLASHGGTLGIVIAIYFYSRRVSHKSMLWTFDKLVVPTGLVAAMIRLGNLMNHEIYGHPTDLPWGFRFIENLHAWKMGAEPIFTVPSHPTQLYEALFYLATFGICMWMYFKKQAWKREGLIFGVFMIIVFGSRIFIEFLKNNQEAFEDNMMLNMGQWLSIPFVLAGCWFVWRALTRKPNNYEELKRRN; encoded by the coding sequence ATGCTCGACTTTATTACCTGGACGGCTGACCCCGCCATCTTTTCCATAGGTTCACGCGAAATACGCTGGTACGGACTTGCTTTTGCTATCGGCTTTTGGATTGGTTATACCATCGTGAGCCGAATGTGGAAAAATGAGAAACTTCCTCCTGCATGGATCGACTCCCTGCTTATTTATACCATGGTAGGAACTGTGGTCGGCGCCCGTTTAGGACACTGCCTGTTTTATGATCCCGGATATTATCTGGCTAATCCGATAGAGATATTCAAGGTTTGGGAAGGAGGACTGGCAAGTCATGGAGGTACGCTAGGTATTGTGATTGCCATTTACTTCTATTCCAGACGTGTCTCACATAAAAGTATGCTGTGGACATTCGACAAACTGGTGGTTCCGACGGGACTGGTTGCGGCTATGATCCGCCTGGGTAACCTTATGAATCATGAAATATACGGACACCCGACCGATTTGCCGTGGGGATTCCGTTTTATCGAGAACTTACATGCCTGGAAAATGGGGGCGGAGCCGATCTTTACGGTACCCAGCCATCCGACACAGCTATATGAGGCGCTGTTTTATCTGGCTACTTTCGGGATATGTATGTGGATGTATTTCAAAAAGCAAGCCTGGAAACGCGAAGGACTTATTTTCGGAGTCTTCATGATCATTGTGTTCGGATCGCGTATCTTCATCGAATTTTTGAAGAACAACCAGGAGGCATTTGAAGATAATATGATGCTGAATATGGGGCAGTGGCTCAGTATTCCGTTTGTTTTGGCCGGTTGCTGGTTCGTTTGGAGAGCACTGACGAGAAAGCCGAACAATTACGAAGAATTAAAAAGACGAAATTAA